ATCCTAATAGAATAGCGGCAAGCAGAAAAGTTCATTAAGAAATAATGTTATCAATCATCAAAAGCTCCCAATCAGAAATAGATTATTTAAACAATGAGATCTTACAAATAGAGGAAAACATAGATCATCACGCAACAAAAGCTACAAAGAGAGAGGGCCAATACAGGCAAATAAATTCCCATTGAACTTTCACATATTATTCCTTGTAGCTGATTGAGTTGACGGAAATAACAAAGCTGGAGAAGCCTTAAAAGGAAAGAAGTTGGACCAGTAGATAAAAGAAATGCTAAAGGGTTTGTGTTCCGGTTCACTCTTACAACAGGATGAAACATAATCAATCAGTTCTTTTCACCTTTTCTTTTACTTCACGTCGGCGGCGTTCAGGGAAGCAGACTTTAGTTGCATATATATCTAAAACGTCACTTTATGATCCTATTATTTTTAAAACTTCCATGCATTAAGGTTCGCATTAGGGCTCACATGGCACGTTTTAAGAATATGCATTAATATCCAGTTGCCCCTGAAAACAAAACAGTATAACCAAATTTCATCTCCTTGAGAAAGATATCGCTGGATTGTCTtgccaaatatttcttttagggcAGTCGTCTCTTTAAACCATTTAAACATAGTACATTCAGTGGCATGCTTACATTGTTGGTGGCAGAATGCTGTATCCCCAGAGAGCAGAAGCGATCATCAGTAGAAGCTGggcaagagatgaaagaaaactCCTCCCAGACAGGAAGAACCAGTAATGGATGAAAACCAGCAAAAGGAAACAAGTAAATGTTCTCTGCTCATCTCTCCACAATAAAATTTCGGCAGCTGCACTAACATGATAATATTAAAGGTAAGCAAGATGATGCAATGAAGAATTGTGATTTCATATCATCAATTTGGCAGATATAGAATAAAAGGTAGAAGTAGAATCAGACTGGCATCAAAGGAGCTTTACCAACTAGGCAACAACACCCACCCACCAAAAAAAGAGTATCAGTAACAACAATGATAATTGACCTATTAGAATCTTGAGGATATTCAAAATTTTCTAATAGATACTGAATCGATCTTGAGATTCATTTGGGTCGCCAAGGAAGTTTCTGTAATGTGCTAAAAACTGTACCCAGAAACAAATTCTACATATGCAAGCTCAAATTCAGTCTCAGAAGACCACCAGAATTGGGTCAAAACACCACGTTCAGGCATGTCTCTTGTGGTCAAACACAATAATTTTTTGCTGAGAAAAAGCGCTGGaaactgggccttcaagaaaacCACGACAAGTCAGTTCTCTCTACCAGTTCAAGACAAAATAATAGAGGTGTTAGGGTGAGGACAAATGCCTAAAGGGTCAGATTTGGTATTTCCTCTTAAAGCACAGAATCCACTATCACAAGTTTTATTTGCAATATCAATAGCTCATAAAAGCAAGTGCATAACTTGTGAAACTAGAAAACAGCAATTCTGCAAGGCAAGAAATGTCACAAGGAAACATACCAACCTTTTCCACCTCCTAGCAGTTTATGCACGTTTGATTCCTCATCAGTGTCACTATCGCTTGACAAAGATGATTCCCTGGCTGAATGAAAGGACTTAGTGGTTAAAGCAACTCCTTCCTGTATCAGAGTTTCACGTCCATAATAAGCAATTGAGTCATGTCTATAAAAAATAGTATAAGATCTATAGCAAACTTCGCTTAAAACGAAGCTTCCCAAAATCTTAACCATATTCAGCACAGACCAACAACATTAGGCAACTTACGCACAACAAAATCAGCTTACCTATCAGCAAACTAGGGCAACTTAAAGAATAGTGAAACTTCTTAGAAGGGTACAGGAAACATCCAACATGGATCAAGTGTGATTAAAGCACAGGTATTTAATCAGAGAGATTCACAATGCATAAAGCGTGTCTTTATCAGAACATCAGGGATAACCTGATTTACCATAACACGGAACTTTTCTGCATATCACTAGGAAACTGGGGCAACTAGGATGCTTGTGTTCTGGAAAAAgatacttcatcttctcctttaAGCTTAAATAAAATGCCAGCAAGTAAGCTAAAGTTCAATAGATCCATATACACGTGGCTATTTACTGCATTTACCATTCCGTCGATATAAAACATTTGCCAGTGAAATAATACTTCGTCATCCCACAAAAATGCAAAGTTCGGAGAACAACAGTCAACTAATCTAATTCTCGGTGTGGATTCAGATAtacatttctttctatttttttgaaaataacaTCTACAAATTTGGATAAGTACTACAAGATCAAAAATATTCAGAGTTAAgcataaatttattttatttgaaaatcccATAATCGAAGAAACACAATTTGAGTGCCTGCTAAACAATTAGACACAGAGAGAGTAGTTGTTTAGGCATAATTCACAGctaataagaaaaataattggAGGAGCAGACGTACTTCAAGGGAAACAACAGGAGAATATCCAATATATTTCTGAGCTGCAAAGCAATTAAATCTCCTATGGCACAATGCtaattcaataatatcaaaaGCTGGCACATTATCAGGATTCCAATTGCTCATCCTTGAAATTGTCCATTTCATGATCAAAGTACAATATTGGACAACCCTAGCAGGAATCTTGATCATGGACCTGGAATCAGAAAGCACCAATTCTCTTTCAGGAAGCCATATTGAAAAATCCATAATGGAAGGGAAGGAGCAAAGCTACAAAATCAACCAAAGCAAAAATGTAAGCCAAGAATGAAAACAATAGACTATGACTAGCAAGAAAGTCACCAAATAGACAGCTTAACAAAAACATTTATCCAAGTACTCGCAGTATATGCAATAGGTAGTGATGAAGAAGGCAATACATGGGAAAAGGGTAAGTGTTTCAAGAAAATGGGAGAAGAATAACGTGTAAAAAAAATGGACAAAAAAGAGAACTAAATGGAAATAGACTTCATTAGGACAAAACAGCTCGGTGATTTCTCCCCATTTGCTTAACTTTGCCCAGCGTTGGTGGGCAGACCCTGTATTGGTGGGAAAACGTAGGTACCCGATGTAATAGTCAAGGCGCGCTCAAATTGACCCTACATCGCCATGATcacaaagaaagagagagagagagaagattgACTAAAGTTACCCTTTTCATCAAAGGAAAATGAGGCAATAAAATAAGATACCATCATCAGAAAATTCTCTAGCCAAATAACTTGTACAAGGACTCTTCTTCATGCCAATCTTTACTCACGTAGCAACACAATTGCATTCTTCATATCGACCGAAGATGAAGATAATGACTGGATTAAAGTTTGATAGCCTCCACAAAacgtaaaaatattaaaagataacaagaaagaaaattcaCTAGCACTTGATGAACTTGTTTAAGCTAGGATGTCAATCATGATGGGAGGTAGAGTTTTGCAATGAGTGGCAACCACAATACTCAGGACAGGAGAATTCACCTAATCTACacatatttggaaaaatcattcaacaaatttCATGTGTTTGCGATAGTCATCAACAAAGATAGACGTACAAGAATAATTTGTCAGCTATCTTACCTTTGATATCCCAATCTCTCCATCACAAGAGATACAAAATCCTTGAATTTCATTGGCTTGAGATTAGTGATGAAAAAGGCCTACAATACATGGCATCGCACTGTCTGTAAATAAATGAACCACCATCAAAAGGAATCGCTGAATAAAGAGAACTCCAAATCTGTACCTTGCCACATATGTTACTTCCCCTAGAACGTAGAGCTTTTTCAGCACATATATGTGCATGGGCAACATTCTCCACATAGGTGAAATCAGACGTATTGTCACCAAGCcctataataaactgaaatgagAATGTCTATTACTTATTCAAAAAGGATGTATACAAAGACTAAACAcggttaaaaaaatttaaattagaaaactATGCCCACATGACAACTAATTTTGTGAAGATAGAAAAGTCTATGatctttttcctcttttatttgaCATACATCCCAAGGTGTCACCAGCAACAAAGAGTAGAGAAAGAAAAGTTTCTTATAGATTCGAAGCATGGAACAAGTTTAGCAAGAATTTTGGTGGATGCTGATGCAACAACAGAGAGCTTAGGTCTAGTACATCACATTTACACAGGCTTAGCAAAAAAGAACGAACATAATTGATTGATACTTTTAACACAACAGGAAGTGCAAAGTAACAAAAGGCTTCCAACCTTGGCCCAGCCAGATTTTGCAACATTGACCAGCAAAGAGGAGAGATAATTGTCTTCAGGTCCAAAAACATAGCTAGGACGAATTGCACAAGTAAGAAGGCCGTCAGCATCATTTGCAACTAAAACTAGAGCCTCTGCTTGAGCCTTGAGATCAGTTACCATGTTCACAAACTGCATCGAGCAAGCATCAAAATGAAGAGAAGAAACGAGGAACATTAGAAAGTAATGGCCCAAAAAACGTGGAAGAGGGTTGGCAAGAATGAGgcctaataaatttccaaattctagtTAAACAAGCTGCTGATAAGAGACTTACTTTACTGGAATATGGTAAGGACTCATCCCCGCCATGTATATCCTGCCAGCTGTTCAAAACTACCTCAGCAGAACT
Above is a window of Nicotiana tabacum cultivar K326 chromosome 8, ASM71507v2, whole genome shotgun sequence DNA encoding:
- the LOC107795088 gene encoding 3beta-hydroxysteroid-dehydrogenase/decarboxylase isoform X1 produces the protein MAIVAEGGKELETCVVLGGRGFVGKWLVDRLLRIGNWIVRIADSLPSLQLEPSESLLSHALSSGRASYFHVDILHKSHIIPAIDGASVVFYMDSRDSYAHDFYICYTIVVQGAKNIITACQECKVKRLVYNSSAEVVLNSWQDIHGGDESLPYSSKFVNMVTDLKAQAEALVLVANDADGLLTCAIRPSYVFGPEDNYLSSLLVNVAKSGWAKFIIGLGDNTSDFTYVENVAHAHICAEKALRSRGSNICGKAFFITNLKPMKFKDFVSLVMERLGYQRSMIKIPARVVQYCTLIMKWTISRMSNWNPDNVPAFDIIELALCHRRFNCFAAQKYIGYSPVVSLEEGVALTTKSFHSARESSLSSDSDTDEESNVHKLLGGGKGCAAAEILLWRDEQRTFTCFLLLVFIHYWFFLSGRSFLSSLAQLLLMIASALWGYSILPPTIYGIAVPRISWSFFEISEVDMRNCFYNLAYTWNRMSHLASLLAQGEDWSIFLKAAIPLYCLKLIIADCLTFALGIALALAFTSFLIYEQYEDEIDSTANVIFSISKGAFTLLMRSLRLPLALIHSDSEMPRGICSSRLKIQQ
- the LOC107795088 gene encoding 3beta-hydroxysteroid-dehydrogenase/decarboxylase isoform X2, whose protein sequence is MAIVAEGGKELETCVVLGGRGFVGKWLVDRLLRIGNWIVRIADSLPSLQLEPSESLLSHALSSGRASYFHVDILHKSHIIPAIDGASVVFYMDSRDSYAHDFYICYTIVVQGAKNIITACQECKVKRLVYNSSAEVVLNSWQDIHGGDESLPYSSKFVNMVTDLKAQAEALVLVANDADGLLTCAIRPSYVFGPEDNYLSSLLVNVAKSGWAKFIIGLGDNTSDFTYVENVAHAHICAEKALRSRGSNICGKAFFITNLKPMKFKDFVSLVMERLGYQRSMIKIPARVVQYCTLIMKWTISRMSNWNPDNVPAFDIIELALCHRRFNCFAAQKYIGYSPVVSLEEGVALTTKSFHSARESSLSSDSDTDEESNVHKLLGGGKAAEILLWRDEQRTFTCFLLLVFIHYWFFLSGRSFLSSLAQLLLMIASALWGYSILPPTIYGIAVPRISWSFFEISEVDMRNCFYNLAYTWNRMSHLASLLAQGEDWSIFLKAAIPLYCLKLIIADCLTFALGIALALAFTSFLIYEQYEDEIDSTANVIFSISKGAFTLLMRSLRLPLALIHSDSEMPRGICSSRLKIQQ